The segment ATCTCCCATGttgggtggaggaggaagaagcttTAGGAGGGTGTAACTGAGTAACTAGTGATGTTTATTTTACTGACTGGTAATAAACTTCAAAAGTAGTCAAAGAAAACATGGCAACTGAAATGGGCAATGAATATAAtgacttcagtttttcagtagTTCAGTTTTTCAATTTTGAGGACTAGTTATTGTTGCTTAAAGTGGAGAAAACAAATCCTGCTTGGTCTTTGAGAGTATGAAACACACTGGGGAAACACTTCCCAGCCCAGAAGGTAGTGCAGCACTGGAACAGTTTGTCAGGGGAGATTGTTGGATCGCTGTGCTTGGAGGTTTCCAAAACTAAACCAAGGGAAGCCATTACTGACCTGATCTAGTGTGGGCAGTAATCCCACTTTGAGTGGGAGGGTTGGGCTAGACAGCCTCCAGAGATCCTTTATAGTCATGACTTCTCATTCTGTGATTTGCCTGTTAAGCcttgtgttttctccttttcctaaacagaaaactgctttccagTGATCGCAATCCACCAATTGACGATCTAATAAAATCAGGAATATTACCTATTTTAGTGCACTGTCTTGAAAGAGATGACAAGTGAGTATTTCTGAAACTCCAGAATGTTTTAATTGTTGCCAGAATTCTTGGTATTTAGCTAATGTGCCTATGGCATCTGATTTGAAAACtcatttaacaatatttttttttcttactttgcaGTCCTTCTTTACAGTTTGAAGCTGCATGGGCTTTGACAAACATTGCCTCTGGAACCTCTGAGCAAACACAGGCAGTAGTTCAATCTAGTAAGTCCCAACAGTATTTGATCATTGATAAAGCACGCACTGTAGCTTCCACAAAAATAAGATCATCTGAATGATACTGTAAAGAGCATCCACACTCCTGTTCCTCTCTATCTCAAGCATGTTCACCAATCCACATGTTAGGGTTGGTCCTTTCATGCGATAGCCAGGATGGTTGAAATTGAGTTGTCAATCACAGGCACGTCGCTGAAGGACCTGCCCATGAAGTCTCCTGCCAGATGTTCTACCTCTTCTCTGGCAAGCAGCATCAGTTGAAGCGCACACctgcttttgttcttcattttctcagattttaaattcatttgGGTTTCCCAATGGTGAGTAATGTCTTCTGGAAACTCACACTATTTTAGCAGAGTCGATATCTGCTGGTTTCCAGTTTTCAAacttcaaaaaacccaacaaaaaaacttgaaacaaaaccaaacaaaaaaaaaaacaaaacacctaaAAAAACTCCCATGGAGGGATTTCCTATCTTACtgtgaagagggaggaaaagatgCGGACCAAGTTCAGAGGGTGCTTGACATCGAATTCTCTTACAAACTGAAGTTGAAGAAAAAACGCTGTCCTTTATATTTTGAGGAATCTGAAGCACGGAAAGGAGTTGTTGTTGGACTTGGAATCTGAGTTgccaagcaaagcaaaccttCTTCTGTACTCTAAACATGTCCTAAGTCAAAGTAGTATTTGTGTTGATAAAGCAGAATTTAGGAGAAGTGTCTGCAGACTTTTGAAGTCAATGAATAAAACAGCAGAGCTTCTTGAGACCTATGGAAGAAGCAAACATACAGTAAAACAAACTTTTGTCTaaaatttatggaaaaaaaatccattaaactTATATTATGTGAGATACCAGTAGCTTTAATGGTTGGAATCAGTGTTATATTGCAGTGCATGCTGCTGATACCATTAAACATGCTGTGCTTCCAGCAATGAAGAGACATAGAATTAAGTGTgatcttttttgtgtgttttccccCACCACAACCATCATATATTGACTTTTTAGAACTACTTGGAACTGTTATTCAATATAGTAAGTACAGTTTCTAAGACATGTGGTGGTGTGTTTGTTGAAATGTCAATGTTTGTTATATTCCATGGCtggctttttctcttcagtgatCAAAGaagattgtttcttttttgttgttagcGCTAACCGGTTACAGGCTTCTCACAAACTGTGTATTATTGGCTTtatgcttaggaaaaaaaagaagtattcaTAAGAAAGCTCTTAGCACTATCTTCTCTGTTAAATGGCTGCATGTGtttcagaaatctttaaatggaaaaataggtTAATTCTCCACAGCAGATGTGAAGGAATTTAAGGCAGGCAGCTTCAGCTTAAAGgattcttttttctaaatgggAATGTATGTTTTGAGATTGCTTTGGTTGCAAGGTCAGttgccttttgcttttacaaaCTCTGTGTTAAGAGCCTGTTAAATTTGGTATAGCTTGGATTTGACCATTATAGTATGCATCTTTGCTCATACTTTTAACTTCCCTTtttctcatcctcctcctcctcttcctttcccagttgcatcctcagttttcttttggaaatctAATGAATGTATAATCTGTCCCACACCTCTGATCTGGaacacttctttttatttaaacctGCATTATCAGTGGATGAAAGATGAGTACCAAGTGTAGTAGTTCTTTCAGTGATGATCTCTGATTTAGCTAGGTCTGCATGTATGCACTGTGTTAGCCAATTGAATAGCTAtaatgtaagaaactatggTTTATATCTTGCAATgatttatttcaatgaaaaaggTGGTCTGCTGTAATCTTTCCAAAACTACTTACGAATATGCTTGCTGGGGACGCTTTTTCTACAGGCATACAGGCATTGTAAAGTACTTTTATTTAGTAGGAAATACGGAATCTATTGTGATTTGTTATTTCTCTAGCAAAACATGATTTACATTGAGAGAATCTCGCTAAAAATATGAGCCTCTCGAAATGTGACCTAAAGTAAGTGACTGTTTCATACAGACTAATCTGTCATAGCAAATCATGTAAGTGAGCGCATTTCATGCTGGTGATAAGAGTCCTAAGGATCAGTTATCTAAATGTGGTGCATGTAGAATGTGTTTGAAACACTGGTTTAGCTTTAGTTCTAAATATTGGGAGCATTCTCCTGTCTGACACCAACATAGGGTAGAAGAGTAGCTGCCTTGATAACAGTTGTGGAGTTCTGTGTGTTGCCTTCTGAATCCCTTTCTTACTGCTCAGTCAGTTGGCTTTTTTCTGAACAGTCTCTTCTGAAGTGGTCAGTTAGGTTATGCCAGTATGTTAGATAATGGGTCGCAAATTGAGTAGAGTCAAAACTTGTGATATAAAAGGAGACTTCACATTGAGGAATGCATCTGTTAGCTTTCAGGAGACCAAGGTAACTAGATTTGTAGAAACGGCTACTGTTGCTGTACATGTACCTTCATAACGGTTATCAAAAGATCCTGCATGCAGAGTTGGAAATGTTAGGGAAAAGTACGCAATGGCCTGGTGCTTAGTAGTGCATCTGTATTGGCAGCAGAGGTTCTTCTGGTGCAGTTTACCTTGCACAGCTACTTGTGTGTGCTTGATCAACCAGATTTCCTGGTGGTAGAGCCACAGGTGAAGTTGTGCACTGAAGTGCTGCCTGGAGCTCTGCACTGGCAATGTATACAGAAGATCCCTCAGTAGTTAGCTTTCTGCAAGTACTAGGACCAGCGACTGGCACATACTTTACTACTAGTAAAGATGTGATGGAGGCGTATGAGGTACTGTAAATCAGTAAGattgaaacaaattaaattccTGTCCTGCCTTCTTCACTACGTTACCAGTCAATAACGTAGATGTGTACCTGCTCACTGTTAAGTAGGCTAATTTGAGCGAGTGAGGTTGGTCTTAAACAGTTACTGCTTTGCTGTTGGTTCTGATAGAAATAACACAGAATTTCTAAATTCAATACATATAACTAAATTTGGAGTCCTGACAAGCTTCAGTAAGCATTTGAGACttgcaaacaaattaaaatgctgGGTTATTTTAAGAGTTGCTTTAATAATATTCTGAAATGTGGGCTCTGTAAGAAAGTGCAGTAAAGGAAGAATTGTTACAGCGTGGTTTATTTCAGTAAGAAGTTAGTAAAGTTTTGACCAATACTTAACCAGGAGAAAAATTTCTCATGCAGTACTGAAACTTAAGAGCTGATTATGTGAACTATTTTGTCTTTTGAGAGATGTATTTAAACTTCAGTTTACTTAACAGTTgcatggggttttgtttgtatcTTTCAGATGCCGTGCCGCTTTTTCTGAGACTGCTGCATTCACCTCATCAAAATGTTTGTGAGCAAGCTGTATGGGCTCTAGGAAATATCATAGGTTTGTGTTACTCCTGCTGCTAAAAACTTCTAAGTTCCTTTTGGTATTGAATGAATAAAATAGGTAGGGTTTTGTGTCTTAAATTTGGAGGTGTTCAACTATGAGACAAAAGGCAGCTGTTAGACTGGCAGTTACCCTGTTCTTCCTCTTGTCTCTGTTGTGTATCAATGGTGTGTACCCAAAACCACATGCCTACATACTTTCCCTCCAGgtacaggaaaaagaattacTGGCAAACAGATGTGCAGattgttaaaacaaaaactgttcTGCATTGAGTTCTGAAGTTTTGCTTGAGCTTACATACATTGTGTTGAATTCAAGATAAGTTGTGATCATTCGAtctttcatttgatttttctttttgtgcaagTATTAGCTTGGTGTTTTACAGCCCTGACTATGTTTGTAGTGCTTGAGGACTAATACTGGTTCTGACATACTGGGATTTCGGCAGTCTGATGTTTTAGAAATGCCTAGTCCTTAAGAGGGAGACCAACAAAATCACAGTATTGCAACTGCCTGAAGCTTAGTGATATGTGTGCAGTACAAGTCAGATGCTGCTTTCGAGTCAATGGTAGTGATACCTAGGCAGTGATGAAAGTGTGCTTATCTTTCAGATATGAAGATGACAGTATCTGTTCAGGCAAATTTTCACCTACTCTTGGGATGTTTTAGTATTGATTATAAACTTTGTGAAGGGATCTTCAGGAATACATTGGGCTATCAACTGTTCTCGGTGGTTTGGCATTGTCTACCACCACCCCAGCCTGTACATCTGCTATAAATTATGGAACACCTTTTCTGTTAAGAATTTAGCTATATTTAGTGATTAGTTCAAAATGCAGCAATTAGGGAGGCAGCCACAGGTCTTTCTAAAGCTTTATATAAATGTCTTTATGATGGATGTATATCTAGAGGTACATATCTCTGTACTTACATGCGTCTTTCCAAGGCAAATATTCTTTAACCttgtatgcattttaaatagctGAAGTTTAAGTGTGCAgatgtcagatttttttgtgaatgGTGTAGGATGACCTTTTTCTTCGTAATCCTTTCTCTCAAACAGGTGATGGCCCCCAGTGTAGAGATTACGTTATTAGTCTTGGAGTAGTGAAACCACTGCTGTCCTTCATCAGCCCATCTATTCCCATAACTTTCTTAAGAAATGTTACTTGGGTCATGGTCAATTTGTGCCGTCACAAAGATCCTCCACCGCCGATGGAAACCATTCAGGAGGTGACTGAATTATTCACTGTTCAGtgtaaataaactgaaattgaGTGTCTGCCTGACTTAAAAATAAcgcagatgctttttttcctccttagaTCCTTCCAGCGCTCTGTGTTTTAATTCACCACACAGATGTAAATGTAAGTAATGGCACTTAAAGCCAGTTTTGTGTTCTGGTATATTTTTCTAGCTGAAGTATAAAGCTTTtcataattaacttttttcattcaaaagaaTATCCCTTTTGTTACTGCAAACTTAATTTGGTATCTTCTAActgcttatttttaagtatCAGTTATGATTTTTTGCCTGGTATTTCTCTgtatatttgcaaatattcacCTGCATGTAATTTCCATACACttacaaataaaatgcattttcgGTTACATTTCTGTGAACATTCATGTGCagatacaagatttttttttgactaGCATGTAAGTTTGCGGTTGCAATAAAAAACTAAATGAAAGAGAAACTACTGTCTGCATATGTAAAATGTTAGCTTTAGATATAATTTGAGGTGTTAAATATGAATATTAGGTTATTTTAATAGTGAAGTAAATGAGCAAGGATACTGAAATTATGAAATAAGTTAGCTTTTTGCCTAAGCAAGTTGGAATGGTTtaactttctttgctttctagtGAAGTTGTAGCTCAGTTGTCTTAAGTTATTGGCAATAGAGCTGTAACAAAATATATGTAAGTGTATTAACTAATGTTTGCATAGTAATTATAGTATTTCATTTCTTGTATGTAAGTAGGTGAAATTAAGtttacttgaatttttttgaaacagCTGTATTTGTGAATCAGTTGAGAGTTGCCAGCTGAAACAATGCTCGCTCGTTGTCTTTGTAAGCTGTCACTTGAAATGTTCAGATTTACTGCTCTTTAAATTGgcttttctgtgtgtgaatACGTGCATGTATGCACAGAGAGGAAATTCAGTCTaggtgctgctgtgccagatGTTTAACAAAAtatcacagctttttcttaaactttggaatgccaagaaaaaaattaacttgatGCCATAGGATGTACATTGGTCTGAGAGTACCAAATGCTCATAGTTTAATATTTGCTAGGGCTTTATCTCCCTTCCAGGGTGAGTCTTTCCTATCTCACATTGTGTACCAGTACTTcatgaaaagagcagaaataatgGAATTGCTTTTATATCCTTCAGAATTTAAGCTGTAGTGAGCAGTTTAGCTGTTGGTTGGCcgtttttttaatctctgtgtgTTCTTTGGAGCTAGAACAGGTTGAACAGCAGTTGTATTTCAAACTTGTGTAGAGCGGAATGTATGAAGCTTGTAGAACAAAGTGGGGTTTTGCTGTATTGTGTCAATTCTGGCTTCACAATGAGaattttttaacttgttttgtGAGACTTATGATATTTCtgtactatttaaaaataaatgtttttactaTTAGATATTAGTAGATACAGTCTGGGCGCTCTCATATCTAACGGATGCTGGCAATGAACAGATCCAGATGGTGATAGACTCCGGAATAGTACCACATTTGGTTCCTCTTCTCAGTCATCAAGAAGTTAAAGTGCAAGTAAGTTTAGATAACTTTAAGGAAGTGTTGTTCAAAATGCAATACTAGAGAAAGTAGTTACTTTCTTTTTGTAGTTCATGTTGAAGTTTGAACAATGTTTGAACAAACAAGTTTTTCCTGTGTGGTATAGCATTTGCAtaaaaacttttgcttttttaactgTTGCCGTTTGAAAGTGTGTGCACAACCAGAAGAATCTTTGGTTAAAAGAGCTCTCTTTAAAGAAACTCTTTTATTTCAGACTGCTGCACTGAGAGCTGTAGGAAACATTGTCACTGGTACCGATGAACAGACACAGGTAGTTCTGAATTGTGAAGCCCTTTCACATTTTCCAGCACTTCTGACACAtcccaaagaaaaaattaataaggtAAGTAACTGCAGAGATTGCACCCAATTGATAACTGTTTTATATGGGACTTGGCTGTTTCAGATTCCACATAATGTGGTGTGGTAGAGATTTGAGTAATCGAGCTTATACCAGTTCATGGCAAGAGCAGGCAGGGTGCTAAAATTTTTCTTGAAGTTAACAGCTGTAGAAAAATCTCTAAGGAGCTGCAAACTCGTACTTGACAAGAATGTTGTTTCCTGATTCTTTCAattgaatttttattaaattaaagcTTTATCTTTTAATTCTGACTGTTGACTTAGAAGTTAGTTCCTGATATGTGAAATGTCACTTTAATTAAACTGACTCTCTTGGAAGTGATGAAATAGAGATAATTGGATGTCTCTTTGAATGGagtgtgtgggggtgggggtagggaatgtgtgtgtgtgtgtgcctgcatgtATAGAAAAGGCTTTGAATGGGGGCACTGATAATGCAGTGCTGATTCCGGAGTGCATCTGAGGCATGTTGTTAAGTTCTGGGGTGCCACTTTACAACATTGCCAATGATTAAAGCCCAAAAGAAGCCCACCAGGATAAGCCTAGGCATCCGAAATCTCTGACAGGTTCATTAATGAAAGTGATCCTGTGATCTGATCTGAGAGACTCAGTTGAATGAAATGTGAGAATTTCTGAATCTCATGTTCAGAGAACTACTAATTAAAATGTTGTGAAGCCAGGTAAGTTGAGAGAAGGGGGTTGAGCAGGAGTGATGGAGAGTTTCTATGGAAGAGAAATTTACCAACCGTAAGGTTAAAAGTTGTTACTCTCAATATGCTTAAAACTTTATGTGAAACTTTATTTCTTGACCAAACTGTAGATTCCTACTTAAACAGGGGGGTAGGGGCCTCTCAATCCTTGTTTTAATGTAAGAATCCAAATACAGTCTTTGACTTGTTTCAAAATTCCAGTTGTTCAGGACTGGGAGGGCCTACTGGGGAAAAAGATAGTCTTACATGatttcttgtgcacctgctgTTGGTTATTGCTAGAAGGAGAGAGTCCTGGGCTTATGGACAGAATGATCGTGTAACTTCATAATATTATTGAAAAGCAAGCATTTAAGTAGTaggtgttgtgttttgttgatGATTGACActaagaggagaaaaattatGAAGCAGGTCAAAAACATACTGTCTTCTGCTACACCTGTCTGGGAACTATAATGCATTTTGGAGCTCACTGGGCCATCAGCTGAAAACGGCTCATTTTCAGTAACAGAATCAATTATGAGTGCTTGTTTGTATccttgtgacttttttttttgtctccaaatattttttcctcttaatctGTGGATTTGGAGTATTTGGCTGTAACATGGTAACAAAGAAAGACTGAAGAGCTTTGTGGAGTGGAGGCTGTCTGCTTTGTTGCATGTGTGTCTGGTCTACTTACTAGGAGTGTAGCTATGTACAAAGTGATACAATACTTGACTGTGTTTAAGATCTGCTAGTGTATGAATTGcagatataaaaatatgcatgtatAAAATCTTGCTGTAGTGAAATAAATGATGTAGAAGACTATTTGAATTAATAAGTTCTCGCATCCTTTCATTTTGCAGGAAGCGGTGTGGTTCCTATCTAACATCACTGCAGGAAATCAGCAGCAAGTTCAGGCAGTAATAGATGCAAACCTTGTTCCAATGATAATACATCTTCTAGATAAGGTTAGATAACAAGTAGGATTTAACAGATTGTTTCCTTAATTGGGGAAAGTGACATTTAATTCCTTGCTTCATGTTTTACATCATACTGTAAATGTGGGGGGCAGGGGTAAACTGTGCCCTTGAGCGCTTTTTGTATGCTGCAAGATAAAATACATTGCTGTTACTTCTTCTGTGAAGTGCTGTGAGATGTTGAGTGCCAGATGTATTGGGGAAAGGAAGCAGATCAGGGGAATCTCAGGTCCTTCAAGAtctcatttaaattatttttctcacttaGGGAACAAAAGGGATAAAATTCTTTGCTCTCCTGTGTGGCATGAAGAGGTCTGGTTGGGAACAGCATTGAATTAATTCCTAGCATTTTGCCAGGGCTTAAGGACTTTGTCCTTCCGTGCCCTCTGTTACCTGGAAACATAAGGAGGAAGTGCTCAACAGTGACATTTATTAACCTGGTTGTGTTACTGCATATATCTGGTCTGAGAGTATTCCAGTTGATGGTCTGTGATACTAGGTCATGGACTGGAGTTGtcacatgtatttttttgtttttcaacaagTAAAACTGCATCAACAAAGAACAGGTGACCATAGAAAATAATCGTAGCTTTTGCGTCTGTTCAGAGTTTTTCCCGTAGAAAAGCAACACCCTATGCATGTATGGATGTGTGCTTCTGTTCAGTAATAGATGAAGCTTGTTGAGATTAATGCGtttattacctttttta is part of the Falco naumanni isolate bFalNau1 chromosome 13, bFalNau1.pat, whole genome shotgun sequence genome and harbors:
- the KPNA4 gene encoding importin subunit alpha-3, which encodes MADNEKLDNQRLKNFKNKGRDLETMRRQRNEVVVELRKNKRDEHLLKRRNVPHEDICEDSDIDGDFRVQNTSLEAIVQNASSDNQGIQLSAVQAARKLLSSDRNPPIDDLIKSGILPILVHCLERDDNPSLQFEAAWALTNIASGTSEQTQAVVQSNAVPLFLRLLHSPHQNVCEQAVWALGNIIGDGPQCRDYVISLGVVKPLLSFISPSIPITFLRNVTWVMVNLCRHKDPPPPMETIQEILPALCVLIHHTDVNILVDTVWALSYLTDAGNEQIQMVIDSGIVPHLVPLLSHQEVKVQTAALRAVGNIVTGTDEQTQVVLNCEALSHFPALLTHPKEKINKEAVWFLSNITAGNQQQVQAVIDANLVPMIIHLLDKGDFGTQKEAAWAISNLTISGRKDQVAYLIQQNVIPPFCNLLTVKDAQVVQVVLDGLSNILKMAEDEAETIANLIEECGGLEKIEQLQNHENEDIYKLAYEIIDQFFSSDDIDEDPSLVPEAIQGGTFGFNSSANVPAEGFQF